The proteins below are encoded in one region of Solidesulfovibrio fructosivorans JJ]:
- a CDS encoding alkaline phosphatase family protein — translation MPRCCVLVVLDGLGDRSHAVLGGRTPLEAAATPHLDRIAASGANGLYHAGFLGQALPSENAHFAMFGYAPEEFPGRGYLEALGLGLSPEPDTVYLLTHFCNARAENGCLRLFRDKPEKPSPDEADALFAAVAAFSFEGITVRLHRDRGLFGVLTMDGDVSPEVTDTNPMVDGLFVPEPEPMAGADAAAAHTARALKAYLLHAWRVLGDHPVNRARRAAGLTPVNALVTQRAGRRRDLPPFAERFGLRPLSITSGTLFAGLARAIGFDFLATPDTADPGADLEKRLTLAARAAADYGFIHVHTKAPDVAAHTKDPRAKRAVIEALDAAIGRAAGPLLGDPDILFVVTADHSTPSCGPLIHGGEPVPLTFHGQGQRVDAVTRFDEIAAAGGCLGCVRGRELPYLILNGLERARLAGIRDTPRPPACYPGPVTPMRLEKP, via the coding sequence ATGCCCCGCTGTTGCGTGCTCGTGGTCCTCGACGGCCTGGGCGACCGTTCCCATGCCGTCCTTGGCGGCCGCACCCCGCTCGAGGCGGCGGCCACGCCGCATCTCGACCGCATCGCCGCGTCCGGGGCCAACGGCCTCTACCACGCCGGCTTTCTCGGCCAGGCCCTGCCCAGCGAGAACGCCCATTTCGCCATGTTCGGCTATGCGCCCGAGGAATTCCCCGGCCGGGGCTACCTGGAGGCTTTGGGCCTGGGGCTTTCTCCGGAGCCGGACACGGTCTACCTGCTGACCCATTTCTGCAACGCGCGGGCGGAAAACGGTTGCCTGCGTCTTTTCCGCGACAAGCCCGAAAAGCCTTCCCCGGACGAGGCGGACGCGCTGTTCGCCGCCGTGGCCGCATTTTCCTTCGAGGGGATTACCGTGCGCCTGCACCGGGACAGAGGGCTTTTCGGCGTGTTGACCATGGACGGCGACGTCAGCCCCGAGGTGACGGACACCAACCCCATGGTGGACGGGCTGTTCGTGCCCGAGCCCGAGCCCATGGCCGGCGCGGACGCGGCGGCGGCGCATACCGCCCGGGCGCTGAAGGCCTATCTGCTCCATGCCTGGCGCGTGCTCGGCGACCATCCCGTCAACCGCGCGCGCCGGGCGGCCGGGCTGACGCCCGTAAACGCCCTGGTCACCCAGCGGGCCGGACGCAGGCGCGACCTGCCACCCTTTGCCGAACGTTTCGGCCTGCGCCCCCTTTCCATCACCTCGGGCACGCTTTTCGCCGGACTGGCCCGGGCCATCGGCTTCGATTTCCTGGCCACGCCCGACACCGCCGATCCCGGGGCCGACCTGGAAAAGCGCCTCACCCTGGCGGCCAGGGCGGCGGCGGACTACGGATTTATCCACGTCCACACCAAGGCCCCGGACGTGGCCGCGCACACCAAGGACCCGCGGGCCAAGCGGGCGGTCATCGAGGCCCTGGACGCGGCCATCGGCCGGGCGGCCGGACCGCTGCTTGGCGACCCCGACATCCTGTTCGTGGTCACGGCCGACCATTCCACGCCCTCCTGCGGCCCGCTCATCCACGGCGGCGAGCCCGTGCCGCTGACATTTCACGGCCAGGGGCAGCGGGTGGACGCGGTGACGCGTTTCGACGAGATCGCGGCCGCCGGCGGCTGCCTCGGCTGCGTGCGCGGGCGCGAACTGCCCTATCTGATTTTAAACGGCCTGGAACGGGCGCGACTGGCCGGCATCCGCGACACGCCCCGGCCGCCGGCCTGCTATCCCGGGCCGGTCACCCCCATGCGCCTGGAGAAGCCATGA
- a CDS encoding nucleotidyl transferase family protein, with amino-acid sequence MSTPHPVGVIHGRFQVLHNDHLRYLLAGRERCRHLVVGITNPDPSHTRSEAADAKRSSPAANPLTYFERQAMVRAALTEAGTNPADFTVVPFPVSFPELYRFYVPIDAVFFLTIYDDWGRRKRAYFQERGLRIEVLWEVAQNDKGISGTDVRRLIAQGDPWEALVPPAVAGLVRAFGLCERLARENYSGSPCLAATCRPTSRAMKKTR; translated from the coding sequence ATGAGCACCCCCCATCCCGTCGGCGTCATTCACGGCCGTTTCCAGGTGCTCCACAACGACCACCTGCGCTACCTGCTCGCCGGACGCGAGCGCTGCCGCCATCTGGTGGTCGGCATCACCAACCCCGACCCGTCCCACACCCGAAGCGAAGCCGCCGACGCCAAACGCTCGTCCCCGGCCGCCAACCCCCTGACCTATTTCGAGCGCCAGGCCATGGTCCGGGCCGCCCTGACCGAGGCGGGCACAAACCCGGCCGATTTCACGGTGGTGCCCTTCCCCGTCAGCTTTCCGGAACTCTACCGTTTCTACGTGCCCATCGACGCGGTCTTCTTCCTGACCATCTACGACGATTGGGGACGGCGCAAGCGCGCCTATTTTCAGGAAAGGGGACTGCGCATCGAGGTGCTGTGGGAAGTGGCCCAAAATGACAAGGGCATTTCCGGCACGGACGTGCGGCGGCTCATAGCCCAAGGAGACCCATGGGAAGCCCTGGTGCCGCCGGCCGTGGCCGGGCTCGTGCGCGCTTTCGGCCTGTGCGAACGTCTGGCGCGCGAAAACTACTCGGGATCGCCCTGCTTGGCCGCCACGTGCAGGCCCACCAGCCGGGCCATGAAAAAGACCAGGTAG
- a CDS encoding potassium channel family protein, giving the protein MVNPPLNATIASSHSDNRFHILLAALLAQILASPFLTGAGTDVFQDVFFLLLLIASVHGVRHSRLYPVIFALTIASVLSVLAKHLIGGVFWDVACDALGAAVVLLAGVALSLYLARQRRVNLDTVLGGLCVYLFMGAMWFLLYGLVNRLIPDAFAFTVHHGPLTPEMTDRLLFFFSYVTLMTIGYGDIVPLSPVAQVIAVLEGLLGQFYLVFFMARLVGLHVAAKQGDPE; this is encoded by the coding sequence ATGGTCAATCCGCCGCTCAACGCCACCATCGCCTCGTCGCATTCGGACAATCGCTTCCATATCCTGCTGGCCGCCCTGTTGGCCCAGATTCTGGCTTCGCCGTTTCTGACGGGCGCGGGCACGGACGTGTTCCAGGATGTGTTCTTTCTGCTTCTGCTGATCGCCTCCGTTCATGGCGTACGCCATAGCCGGCTCTATCCCGTCATTTTCGCGCTAACGATCGCCAGCGTCTTGAGCGTGCTGGCAAAGCACCTCATCGGGGGCGTTTTTTGGGATGTGGCCTGCGACGCGTTGGGCGCGGCGGTGGTCCTTTTGGCGGGCGTGGCGCTGTCGCTGTATCTGGCCCGGCAGCGGCGGGTCAATCTGGACACCGTGCTGGGCGGGCTTTGCGTCTATCTTTTCATGGGAGCCATGTGGTTTCTGCTCTACGGCCTTGTGAACAGGCTCATTCCCGACGCGTTCGCCTTTACGGTGCACCACGGTCCGCTGACGCCGGAGATGACCGACCGCCTGCTTTTTTTCTTCAGCTACGTGACGCTGATGACCATCGGCTACGGCGACATCGTGCCGCTTTCCCCGGTGGCCCAGGTCATCGCGGTCCTGGAGGGGCTGCTCGGGCAGTTCTACCTGGTCTTTTTCATGGCCCGGCTGGTGGGCCTGCACGTGGCGGCCAAGCAGGGCGATCCCGAGTAG